The following are encoded together in the Arcticibacterium luteifluviistationis genome:
- a CDS encoding WD40/YVTN/BNR-like repeat-containing protein: protein MTKLKISYFLFWAFSFSSAIAQVSPIDSLELIKQEYIKQIASPITGEIPEYALIQAREEILKRRKDVNSLSSSQNLTWHERGPKDSYGHIRCIEADPNDITGKKVWAGAQTGGLWYNNDITNPDSIWHQANGADNWLALNISSIAFNPANTLEMYVATGDGNTYLSPQGVGIYKSSNGGQTFFHLSSTTPSPNATGTVQQAFTSVTKLEINSQGVLFGATPTGVIKSSNGGVSWNKVLDGTWTSDLEIGNDDIVYVSFQRKNGNAKMYRSNSASGNSWTSIEPSEEGYRTEIALANSPNRSNQVIYAFAINGPVLWFKKSINGGDSWSDLTIPSSSFSNGQDFLSYTGSSLSMIVDPENSNNVFAAGGFLTKSFDGGTSWETQTSYIGGTNGLVQINNDIVLATSRGVFFSENFSSNINAIFNYSYRTKGFRLSEAKNASMKNIAGNPEIFGGAVKIAGSISEISSSTSIGGTPNPTTSTFIDQDQPEILISSNNLYNSDNLNYISNLGGDASISDYDSENNILYSLSTASYSANKTTFTIISDVGNSNTSISIDISSYLYVKQIKASRIPYSFLILTDNGKIYRVYDANTTPQILSSSTYQLPTSGASSFDVGEVESVLILTFSNYDVSSVWYSLNGGSYWQNKDYSNHGLANIPIWQAKFIPHNASEVILSTELGLWSTDNIKASNPNWQPNNDNLPLIKCNSVHYRPADSMLVVSTAGRGAFISPMRGFFNPTINNTFKGQTLCSGGSIDIHFETTGIFPSNPNFQVQLSDINGDFTSPTNIGFGTSSPISASIPSLVKSSNYKLRIVDENNSLISNITSGISIRNASELSVHAFATKGGDSPYLFCKGSNITAFVSGVIDPQSSFKYTWIGPNGFTQNGQTLNITNIQSSSEGIYTVNVEIPSCQTYTSTLEFIETYTPSIKALSNENILCEGTSTVLFSTSEIFFDTNPTYSWSGPNNFSATGYTANLNNVSQASGGVYSLTATFNGNCAGTVTSTVNITISNILPSVSRYSGTACTSGSIELYSYISTNNSGLSLSYNWSGPNNFQSTSSRPALNNLSEASEGIYTCTISYSGSCQGQTTSTVNVSLNPPPYNFSYPRSFCTGQIATVSSSPGITGLITNYSWTGPNGFNSSGEAITLNSFDATKAGTYSITAAYSGTCSGTSTYTVNLSLNDPKIYFYGGSLFCENGQVNKTASLSHYDLNSTYTWQGPNGFQSTGSSLAINNFDVANSGIYTATATFSGQCTGTTSNTTVVRIIEKPSSSLSIHNEDFCIGTNVKLYSSSNVWASTVQWEGPNFSSNVSSPEITELTTDKLGFYKATFNYSNGCPSITDSIEIKAPIQNALFDITTSSGGIFCSDQIQANLRLDYNRSYYNNISKVEWQGPENFSYTSFPQETTTGYNPFSTQIPISKPEHSGTYTAEVFFKGCQETSETSTEISVINEPMVYANISIGGHSIPQQTEIELCPGNSFSISASAIGDGPRTYSWSGPNGFQSNYSSYYSENNLDSNVSGIYTVTSTLLSGACAGTSTATVNLTQISIPKPQISAANKDYKSGEKVTLASNCSFHTYWNDGYFEGNSISVYPYDSEKFFAQCATEEACISPASNYIQFNNCQDDYLIDSDLANLSTNFYARDQITSTKVIAPVSNIIFDAAKSISLSPGFEVISGSTFKAIINGCEEN from the coding sequence ATGACTAAACTTAAAATTTCTTACTTCCTATTTTGGGCATTTTCTTTTTCAAGTGCGATAGCTCAAGTATCTCCAATTGACAGTCTCGAACTTATAAAACAAGAGTACATTAAGCAGATTGCCAGTCCAATTACTGGAGAAATTCCTGAGTACGCCCTAATCCAGGCTAGAGAAGAAATCCTTAAAAGACGTAAGGATGTGAACTCTTTATCCAGTTCCCAAAATTTAACTTGGCACGAAAGAGGCCCAAAAGATTCGTATGGACACATTAGATGCATAGAAGCCGACCCAAATGACATTACTGGAAAGAAAGTTTGGGCCGGAGCACAAACAGGTGGCTTATGGTATAACAATGACATTACCAATCCAGATTCAATATGGCATCAAGCAAATGGAGCAGATAATTGGCTAGCCCTAAATATCAGTTCTATTGCCTTTAATCCTGCAAATACTCTAGAAATGTATGTAGCCACTGGAGACGGCAACACATACTTGAGCCCTCAAGGTGTCGGAATCTACAAAAGCTCAAATGGGGGACAAACTTTCTTTCATTTGTCAAGCACCACCCCTTCGCCTAATGCGACAGGAACTGTTCAACAAGCTTTTACATCTGTCACCAAACTAGAAATAAATTCACAAGGAGTACTTTTCGGAGCTACTCCAACAGGAGTAATAAAATCTAGCAATGGAGGAGTTTCTTGGAATAAGGTTCTAGATGGAACTTGGACTTCCGACTTGGAAATCGGCAATGATGACATCGTATATGTTTCGTTTCAAAGAAAAAATGGAAATGCAAAAATGTATAGGTCTAATTCTGCCTCTGGTAATTCATGGACTTCTATTGAACCTTCGGAAGAAGGATATAGAACAGAAATAGCTTTGGCAAATTCTCCAAACAGAAGTAACCAAGTCATCTACGCTTTTGCTATAAATGGCCCTGTTCTATGGTTTAAAAAATCCATTAATGGTGGAGATTCCTGGTCAGACCTTACTATTCCTTCCTCAAGTTTTAGCAATGGACAAGACTTTTTATCTTATACTGGTTCCTCTTTATCAATGATTGTAGATCCGGAAAACTCCAATAATGTTTTCGCTGCTGGTGGTTTTTTAACAAAAAGCTTTGATGGCGGTACTAGCTGGGAAACACAAACTTCCTATATCGGAGGAACCAACGGATTGGTTCAGATAAATAATGATATAGTATTAGCTACCTCAAGAGGAGTATTTTTCTCAGAAAATTTTAGCTCAAATATTAATGCAATATTTAATTACTCTTATAGAACCAAAGGCTTCCGCCTTAGTGAAGCAAAAAATGCCTCTATGAAAAACATAGCCGGCAATCCTGAAATATTCGGTGGAGCTGTTAAAATAGCTGGTTCTATTTCGGAGATAAGCTCTTCAACATCCATTGGCGGAACACCAAACCCAACTACCTCAACTTTTATTGACCAAGACCAACCTGAAATTCTTATTTCTTCAAATAACCTTTACAACAGTGACAATCTCAATTATATCTCAAATCTAGGTGGTGACGCTTCAATCTCCGATTATGATAGTGAAAACAACATCCTCTACAGCTTATCAACAGCTAGTTACTCCGCAAACAAAACCACTTTTACAATTATTTCAGATGTAGGAAACTCCAATACCTCAATATCAATTGATATAAGCTCATACCTTTATGTTAAACAGATTAAAGCAAGCAGAATTCCATATAGCTTTTTAATTCTAACAGATAATGGTAAAATTTACAGGGTATATGACGCCAACACTACGCCTCAAATCCTCTCTTCCTCAACTTACCAACTCCCTACTTCTGGTGCATCCTCTTTTGATGTAGGAGAAGTCGAGAGTGTACTGATACTTACCTTTTCAAACTATGATGTCAGTTCGGTATGGTATTCTCTAAATGGAGGATCGTATTGGCAAAATAAAGATTATTCAAACCACGGCCTTGCCAATATTCCCATTTGGCAAGCAAAGTTTATCCCTCACAATGCTTCAGAAGTTATCCTGTCCACAGAATTAGGATTATGGAGTACAGATAATATAAAAGCTTCAAACCCAAACTGGCAACCAAACAACGATAATTTGCCATTAATAAAGTGTAATTCTGTTCATTATAGACCTGCCGACAGCATGTTAGTTGTTTCTACAGCAGGGAGAGGTGCTTTCATTTCACCAATGCGAGGTTTTTTTAACCCCACAATAAATAACACTTTCAAAGGACAAACGCTGTGCTCTGGAGGTAGCATTGATATTCACTTTGAAACCACAGGTATTTTCCCCTCAAACCCTAACTTTCAAGTACAGCTATCTGATATTAATGGCGATTTTACAAGCCCAACTAATATAGGTTTTGGAACATCGAGCCCAATCTCTGCGTCCATTCCTTCTTTAGTAAAGTCAAGTAACTATAAACTAAGGATTGTGGATGAAAACAATAGCCTTATTAGTAACATTACCTCAGGCATAAGTATAAGAAATGCGTCAGAACTTTCGGTTCATGCTTTTGCTACAAAAGGAGGTGATTCTCCATATTTGTTTTGTAAAGGTTCCAATATTACGGCTTTTGTTTCAGGTGTAATTGACCCACAAAGTTCTTTTAAATATACCTGGATAGGACCAAATGGTTTCACCCAAAACGGCCAAACACTCAACATTACTAATATTCAAAGTTCTTCGGAAGGAATTTATACAGTCAATGTAGAAATCCCCTCATGTCAAACTTACACAAGCACCTTGGAATTTATAGAGACCTACACTCCATCAATTAAGGCTCTATCCAATGAAAATATTCTCTGTGAGGGGACTAGCACAGTACTATTTTCTACATCTGAAATATTCTTTGACACTAATCCTACATACTCTTGGTCAGGACCAAATAATTTCTCAGCTACAGGATATACGGCTAATCTTAATAATGTGAGTCAAGCCAGCGGTGGAGTTTATTCTCTAACAGCAACTTTTAATGGAAACTGTGCTGGAACAGTAACCTCGACAGTCAATATTACAATTTCTAATATTCTTCCATCTGTATCACGATATTCTGGTACGGCTTGTACAAGTGGCTCAATAGAGCTCTACAGTTACATCTCAACAAATAACTCAGGCCTCTCACTTAGCTATAATTGGTCTGGTCCTAATAATTTTCAGAGCACTTCTTCCCGGCCCGCATTAAATAATCTATCCGAGGCCAGTGAAGGCATTTACACATGTACTATAAGCTATTCGGGAAGCTGTCAAGGACAAACGACTTCAACAGTGAATGTTAGTTTAAATCCTCCACCCTACAATTTCAGCTATCCTCGAAGTTTTTGTACGGGACAAATTGCAACAGTTTCTAGCAGTCCGGGTATAACTGGATTAATAACGAATTATTCTTGGACCGGCCCAAACGGCTTCAATAGTTCGGGCGAAGCAATAACTCTAAATAGTTTTGATGCCACTAAGGCTGGAACTTATTCTATTACCGCAGCGTACTCAGGCACTTGTTCGGGCACTTCTACCTATACGGTCAACCTATCTTTAAATGACCCAAAAATCTATTTCTACGGAGGCAGCTTATTCTGCGAAAATGGGCAAGTAAACAAGACCGCTAGCCTATCGCATTATGACCTAAATAGCACATATACCTGGCAGGGACCAAATGGTTTTCAAAGTACTGGTTCCTCTTTGGCCATTAACAATTTTGACGTTGCCAATTCGGGTATTTATACCGCAACAGCTACATTCAGCGGTCAATGTACAGGAACCACCTCAAACACCACAGTTGTTCGAATTATCGAAAAACCCTCTTCCTCTTTATCTATACATAATGAAGATTTTTGCATTGGGACAAACGTTAAACTCTATTCGAGTTCCAATGTTTGGGCGTCTACCGTTCAATGGGAAGGCCCCAATTTTAGCAGCAACGTCTCAAGCCCTGAAATTACTGAGTTGACAACAGATAAGCTAGGTTTCTATAAGGCCACTTTTAATTACTCAAATGGCTGCCCAAGCATAACGGATAGTATCGAAATAAAAGCTCCAATTCAAAACGCTTTATTCGATATTACCACCAGTTCAGGGGGCATATTTTGCTCCGACCAGATACAGGCAAACTTAAGACTAGATTACAACCGATCTTATTATAACAACATAAGTAAGGTAGAATGGCAAGGGCCTGAAAACTTCAGCTACACCTCTTTTCCTCAAGAAACTACTACCGGATACAACCCTTTTAGCACCCAAATTCCTATTTCTAAACCTGAACACTCTGGTACATATACCGCAGAAGTCTTTTTCAAAGGATGCCAAGAAACCTCAGAAACTTCAACCGAAATAAGCGTTATAAATGAACCAATGGTGTATGCAAACATTTCAATTGGAGGCCATTCAATTCCCCAACAGACTGAAATAGAGTTATGTCCAGGCAATTCTTTTAGCATTTCTGCCTCAGCTATTGGGGATGGCCCAAGAACATATTCTTGGTCAGGGCCAAATGGATTCCAATCCAATTATAGTAGCTACTACTCCGAAAACAACTTAGACTCAAATGTTTCTGGAATATACACCGTTACATCGACTTTGTTAAGTGGGGCTTGTGCCGGAACGTCAACTGCAACGGTTAATTTAACCCAGATATCTATTCCGAAGCCACAAATATCTGCAGCGAACAAAGACTACAAATCTGGAGAAAAAGTTACGCTTGCCTCAAACTGTTCCTTCCATACATACTGGAATGATGGATACTTTGAAGGTAATTCTATTTCTGTTTACCCATATGATAGCGAAAAGTTCTTTGCTCAATGTGCTACGGAAGAAGCCTGCATAAGCCCAGCCTCAAACTACATTCAGTTTAATAATTGTCAGGACGATTATTTGATAGACTCTGATTTGGCAAACCTTTCGACCAATTTCTATGCAAGAGACCAAATAACCTCTACTAAAGTAATTGCCCCAGTAAGTAACATCATTTTTGATGCCGCTAAAAGCATTTCCTTAAGCCCAGGTTTTGAAGTAATCTCTGGTTCAACTTTTAAAGCCATTATAAATGGCTGTGAAGAAAACTAA
- a CDS encoding peptidase gives MRKGLVALADTRITSGSETTTAKKVFVHKYGKYPIFIMTSGLRSVRDKVLCYFEELLDETEGFDKMYQAVNALGKQIKRVAAEDRDILAKSGINFNIFTIVGGQMPGDNEPKLYLLYPEGNWIEVGEGTPFMIIGNSGYGKPVLQRTINYDSSLEFALKTGFLSFDSTRVCASDVGFPIDILIFNRETFELEEHRLEEKDLEEITDFWADRLKNSVNQIPDNLIDKILDKSPLFDKG, from the coding sequence TTGAGGAAAGGATTAGTGGCTCTTGCAGATACTAGAATCACCTCTGGCTCTGAAACCACTACTGCTAAAAAGGTTTTTGTACATAAATACGGAAAGTATCCTATTTTTATCATGACTTCTGGTTTGAGGTCTGTAAGAGATAAGGTGCTTTGTTATTTTGAAGAGCTTCTTGACGAAACAGAAGGCTTTGATAAGATGTACCAAGCCGTTAATGCATTAGGGAAGCAAATAAAACGAGTAGCAGCAGAAGACCGTGATATTTTAGCTAAGAGTGGCATTAATTTCAATATTTTCACTATTGTGGGTGGGCAAATGCCTGGTGATAATGAGCCAAAACTGTATCTGCTTTACCCTGAAGGTAACTGGATAGAAGTAGGAGAGGGTACACCATTTATGATTATTGGAAACTCTGGTTATGGTAAGCCTGTACTTCAGCGAACCATCAATTATGATTCTAGCCTTGAGTTTGCCTTAAAAACCGGTTTCTTATCTTTTGATTCTACTAGAGTTTGTGCTAGCGATGTTGGTTTTCCTATTGATATTTTGATTTTTAATAGAGAAACATTCGAATTAGAAGAGCATAGGTTAGAAGAAAAAGATTTAGAAGAAATCACTGACTTTTGGGCAGACAGGCTTAAAAATTCTGTCAACCAGATTCCTGATAATCTGATTGACAAAATTCTTGATAAATCACCTTTGTTTGACAAAGGTTGA
- a CDS encoding AAA family ATPase, which translates to MALTEFWKGSEKYICDQSLAQAFHMARVLGMPLLIEGEPGTGKTELPIQYAKSTGLPIFTYPTGSKSNVESFVARFDHVKYLRDSQVEILNAQREEKGLASKLSTGDRNSENLADYVVKGPAAKAYASPHSVLLIDEIDKAPREFPNDLLYALSHRKLVMPESGEIIEISEEEMPAIVITSNREQELPTAFKGRCIYHYINFPEEILMREIVLKHYPKIHDRVVEVALDAFYQLRNLGLERAPTTRELLNWLKYVQSFASEDSIEKIKSLEGLGVLIKTQADMEKIKRSLSGEAEPKRQGFYN; encoded by the coding sequence ATGGCGTTAACTGAATTTTGGAAGGGTTCTGAGAAGTATATCTGTGACCAAAGCTTAGCACAAGCTTTTCATATGGCAAGGGTTTTAGGAATGCCTTTACTTATTGAGGGTGAGCCTGGAACAGGAAAAACAGAACTTCCTATTCAATATGCAAAGTCTACGGGGCTGCCTATATTTACTTACCCAACGGGGTCAAAAAGTAATGTAGAATCCTTTGTGGCTCGCTTTGACCATGTAAAGTATTTAAGAGATTCACAGGTTGAAATCTTAAATGCACAAAGAGAAGAAAAAGGACTTGCCTCAAAACTCTCTACTGGTGACAGAAATTCTGAAAACCTTGCAGATTATGTAGTCAAAGGGCCTGCGGCAAAGGCATACGCTAGCCCTCATTCTGTCTTGCTTATTGACGAAATAGACAAAGCCCCTCGTGAGTTTCCCAACGATTTGCTTTATGCATTAAGTCATAGGAAACTGGTAATGCCTGAGTCTGGGGAAATCATAGAGATATCAGAGGAGGAGATGCCAGCTATAGTAATTACCTCTAATAGGGAACAAGAGTTGCCAACGGCATTTAAAGGAAGGTGCATTTATCATTATATAAACTTTCCTGAGGAAATATTGATGCGTGAAATTGTGCTAAAACACTACCCTAAAATTCATGACAGAGTAGTGGAGGTAGCCTTAGACGCGTTTTATCAATTAAGAAATCTTGGTTTAGAGCGTGCTCCTACTACCAGAGAGCTGCTAAATTGGTTAAAGTATGTTCAATCTTTTGCCAGCGAAGACTCCATTGAGAAAATCAAAAGCTTAGAAGGTTTAGGTGTATTGATAAAAACACAGGCCGATATGGAAAAAATCAAACGTTCTCTTTCTGGTGAAGCAGAGCCAAAGCGTCAAGGTTTTTATAATTAA
- a CDS encoding purple acid phosphatase family protein yields the protein MMKKIGLLLVLAFVVNLAFGQKKVKLDKEIVYDDDATGVFVFGDWGRRGEFKQKELATAMGEAALKFEPEFIISTGDNFYPNGVASVSDPQWTNSFENIYSAHSLNINWFVVLGNHDYRGNMQAEIDYTNISRRWNMPEAYYSFEQELEDGSKGLFVFVDTNPLNDEYYGEEKYASKVSTQDTTKQLTWLKETLANSDADWKIVTGHHPLYTGGKRIEAPNFVRNHLLPILKEYEVDFYLAGHEHDLQYIKPAGKTHHIVSGAGSEVRPTGYLPTTVFAESRQGFGYLTLKKGLARLSFIDYKGKLLYQTEMVK from the coding sequence ATGATGAAAAAAATAGGATTATTATTAGTTTTAGCCTTTGTTGTCAATTTAGCTTTCGGTCAAAAAAAAGTAAAATTAGATAAAGAAATAGTGTACGATGATGATGCCACAGGCGTTTTCGTTTTTGGAGACTGGGGAAGAAGAGGGGAATTCAAACAAAAGGAATTAGCTACAGCCATGGGTGAGGCGGCATTAAAGTTTGAGCCTGAGTTTATCATCTCTACTGGTGATAATTTTTATCCAAACGGAGTAGCCAGTGTATCAGACCCGCAATGGACCAATTCATTTGAAAATATTTACTCTGCCCATTCTTTAAATATCAACTGGTTTGTGGTTTTAGGAAACCATGATTATAGGGGAAATATGCAAGCCGAGATTGATTACACCAACATCAGCAGAAGATGGAATATGCCCGAAGCTTATTATTCTTTTGAGCAAGAATTAGAAGATGGAAGTAAAGGTCTTTTCGTTTTTGTGGATACTAATCCGCTTAATGATGAGTATTACGGAGAAGAAAAGTATGCTAGCAAAGTGTCGACACAAGACACTACCAAGCAATTAACGTGGCTAAAAGAGACCTTAGCAAATTCAGATGCCGACTGGAAAATAGTAACAGGGCATCATCCACTTTATACAGGCGGAAAAAGAATAGAAGCCCCTAATTTCGTTAGAAACCACTTATTGCCAATTCTAAAAGAATATGAAGTCGACTTTTATTTAGCTGGTCACGAGCACGATTTACAGTACATCAAACCAGCTGGTAAAACGCACCATATAGTTTCTGGAGCAGGTTCAGAAGTGAGACCTACGGGTTACTTACCAACTACTGTTTTTGCTGAATCGAGACAAGGCTTTGGCTACCTTACTTTAAAAAAGGGATTAGCCCGACTAAGCTTTATAGACTATAAAGGAAAATTACTATATCAAACGGAAATGGTGAAGTAG
- a CDS encoding transglutaminase family protein, with product MSIRVAIRHQMHYDYDKFINVSPQVIRLKPAVHSRTPIHSYSLKISPENHFINWQQDPFGNFQARVVFPEKIKNLYVDVEVIADLIVINPFDFFVDEYAEKFPFKYEDHLQKELSPYFEIMEGGPLLKDFLDTKVPKEPMQIVDFLVAINQALYNQVNYTIRLEAGVQTCEDTLGKALGSCRDSAWVLVQIFRHLGLAARFVSGYLVQLTADEKSLDGPSGPEADFTDLHAWAEVFIPGAGWVGLDATSGLFAGEGHIPLSCTPSPGSAAPITGLLDACETTFTFKNEVIRIHEEPRVTKPYSDQQWQDILALGDKVDEDLEAMDVRLTMGGEPTFVSIDDMEGAEWNISADGSHKRKLAQELTLRIRDSFAPNGMLHFGQGKLYPGESLPRWQYGCFWRKDGLPIWENSALIASPAKKGTSTKEDGKLFFEKLAELLNIDQKAILPAYEDAFYFAWEEDKLPLDKDPLKLNLKDSVERRTLTENLTKGLNEPSGYVLPIRFNRKDEHWESCKWPFRKKNLFLVPGNSAIGYRLPLNSLPEKNMEEETYPRDPFAPLPNLEDYEAKLKAGKRTALATREDICFKTAMCLEVKDGRIQIFLPPQDLLEHYLEIVAAIHLVANELNTPVILEGYEPSSEGKLHKLMVTPDPGVIEVNTHPSASWKELVNTTLKLYEQAKLSRLGTEKFMIDGRHTGTGGGNHITIGGITPMDSPLLRKPKLLQSIITYWQHHPSLSYLFSGPFIGPTSQAPRVDEGRDDVLYELEIAFSQVPKEENPPLWISDRLFRNLLIDVTGNTHRAELCIDKLYSPYGAAGRQGILEFRGFDMPPHAHMSLAQNLLIRTLIARFWKSPYEKKLVRWGTELHDQFMLEHYVRQDLNQILSEIQESGYKIEPSWFDAFIEFRFPVLGRAQFDDISLELRWAIEPWNVLGEEVTSQGTARYVDSSVERVQVKVNGWNSDRYILACNETKIPLRATGQKGQFVAGVRYKAWAPPSALHPTIGVDTPLLFDIVDTWNNKSIGGFTYHVAHPGGRNYDTLPVNSMEAESRRHTRFYSEGHTQGSVKTVQEYTAVGRFFEETRETRTVNIPMEENTSNLSTTLDLRKRK from the coding sequence ATGTCCATAAGAGTAGCCATTCGTCATCAGATGCATTATGATTATGATAAGTTTATCAATGTGTCTCCTCAGGTCATAAGATTAAAACCTGCCGTTCATTCCAGAACGCCAATTCACTCCTACTCTTTAAAGATTTCACCAGAGAATCATTTCATCAATTGGCAACAAGATCCTTTTGGAAACTTTCAGGCTCGCGTAGTATTTCCTGAAAAAATCAAGAACCTATATGTAGATGTGGAAGTGATTGCTGATTTAATTGTCATCAATCCATTTGACTTTTTTGTAGATGAATATGCAGAAAAGTTTCCTTTTAAATATGAAGACCATCTTCAAAAAGAGCTAAGTCCATATTTTGAGATAATGGAAGGCGGACCACTGCTTAAAGACTTTCTTGACACCAAGGTTCCAAAAGAGCCCATGCAGATAGTCGACTTTCTGGTAGCCATAAATCAGGCTTTATATAATCAGGTAAATTATACCATCAGACTAGAAGCAGGTGTTCAAACCTGTGAAGACACTTTAGGCAAAGCTTTAGGCTCTTGTCGTGATAGTGCATGGGTTTTGGTTCAAATATTCCGTCATTTAGGACTTGCCGCAAGGTTTGTTTCTGGCTACTTGGTTCAGCTTACTGCCGACGAAAAATCATTAGACGGCCCTTCTGGCCCTGAAGCAGACTTTACAGATTTACACGCTTGGGCAGAAGTATTTATTCCTGGTGCTGGCTGGGTTGGTTTAGATGCCACCTCAGGTCTTTTTGCTGGAGAAGGTCATATTCCTTTATCATGTACGCCGTCTCCTGGGAGTGCTGCTCCTATTACCGGTTTGTTAGACGCTTGTGAAACAACCTTTACTTTCAAAAATGAAGTCATTAGGATTCATGAAGAGCCTAGAGTTACCAAACCTTACTCTGACCAGCAATGGCAAGATATTTTAGCCCTTGGCGATAAAGTTGATGAGGATTTAGAAGCCATGGATGTTAGACTTACCATGGGTGGCGAGCCTACTTTTGTTTCTATTGATGATATGGAAGGTGCCGAATGGAACATTTCTGCCGACGGCTCTCACAAAAGAAAATTAGCACAAGAGCTTACATTAAGAATTAGAGATAGCTTTGCTCCAAACGGGATGCTGCATTTTGGTCAAGGTAAACTTTATCCTGGCGAATCTTTACCAAGATGGCAATACGGATGTTTCTGGAGAAAAGACGGACTTCCTATTTGGGAAAACTCTGCTTTGATAGCTTCACCAGCAAAAAAGGGAACAAGTACGAAGGAAGATGGAAAGCTGTTTTTTGAAAAATTAGCCGAACTATTAAACATTGACCAAAAGGCTATCCTTCCAGCTTATGAAGATGCCTTCTATTTTGCTTGGGAAGAAGATAAACTTCCTTTAGACAAAGACCCATTAAAACTTAACTTAAAAGATAGCGTAGAACGAAGAACGCTTACAGAGAATCTTACCAAAGGTTTAAACGAGCCTTCTGGATATGTTTTGCCTATAAGGTTTAACCGAAAAGATGAGCACTGGGAAAGCTGTAAATGGCCTTTCAGAAAGAAAAATCTATTCTTAGTACCTGGAAATTCTGCTATTGGTTACCGACTGCCATTAAACTCTCTTCCTGAGAAAAACATGGAAGAAGAGACTTACCCAAGAGACCCCTTTGCACCACTTCCAAATCTTGAAGATTATGAAGCTAAATTAAAGGCTGGAAAAAGAACAGCATTAGCTACAAGAGAAGACATCTGTTTTAAAACAGCTATGTGTTTAGAGGTAAAAGATGGAAGAATTCAAATATTCTTACCTCCACAAGATTTGCTTGAGCATTATCTAGAAATAGTTGCTGCCATTCACTTAGTTGCAAATGAACTTAATACCCCTGTAATTTTAGAAGGTTACGAACCATCTAGCGAAGGCAAGCTTCATAAACTGATGGTTACACCAGACCCTGGAGTAATTGAGGTAAATACGCACCCATCTGCTTCTTGGAAAGAATTGGTGAACACCACACTTAAACTTTACGAACAAGCTAAACTATCAAGACTTGGCACGGAGAAGTTTATGATTGATGGAAGGCATACTGGAACTGGTGGTGGAAACCACATAACCATTGGTGGAATTACACCAATGGACAGCCCGCTGCTTAGAAAACCAAAATTATTACAAAGCATCATTACGTACTGGCAGCATCACCCATCTCTTTCATACCTCTTTAGTGGACCATTTATAGGACCAACATCACAAGCTCCAAGAGTGGATGAAGGCAGAGATGATGTGCTTTATGAACTAGAAATAGCTTTTAGTCAAGTACCAAAAGAAGAGAATCCGCCATTGTGGATATCGGATAGGCTTTTTAGAAATTTACTTATTGATGTCACGGGTAATACGCATAGAGCAGAGCTTTGTATAGATAAGCTTTACTCTCCTTATGGAGCGGCAGGAAGACAGGGGATTTTAGAGTTTCGTGGTTTTGATATGCCGCCTCATGCTCACATGAGCCTTGCTCAAAATTTACTTATCAGAACACTTATAGCACGTTTTTGGAAAAGTCCTTATGAGAAAAAGCTAGTAAGATGGGGGACAGAGCTCCATGACCAGTTTATGCTAGAGCATTACGTTAGGCAAGACCTCAATCAAATCTTATCAGAGATTCAAGAGTCTGGCTATAAAATCGAACCTTCTTGGTTTGACGCCTTCATAGAATTTAGATTCCCCGTTTTAGGTAGAGCACAGTTTGATGACATCTCTTTAGAGCTTAGATGGGCTATTGAACCTTGGAATGTTTTGGGTGAAGAAGTTACTTCTCAGGGAACGGCAAGATATGTAGATTCGTCTGTAGAGCGTGTCCAAGTGAAAGTGAACGGCTGGAATTCTGACCGATATATATTGGCATGTAATGAAACTAAAATACCGCTGAGAGCTACTGGTCAAAAAGGTCAATTTGTGGCTGGAGTACGTTATAAAGCATGGGCACCGCCTTCCGCATTGCACCCAACTATAGGTGTGGACACCCCACTGCTTTTTGATATAGTGGACACTTGGAATAATAAATCTATTGGAGGTTTCACGTATCATGTGGCTCACCCAGGTGGCCGTAATTATGACACTTTACCAGTAAATAGCATGGAAGCCGAATCAAGAAGACATACAAGATTCTACAGCGAAGGACATACCCAAGGCAGTGTAAAAACTGTTCAGGAATACACCGCAGTAGGACGATTCTTTGAAGAAACGAGAGAAACCAGAACGGTTAACATTCCGATGGAAGAAAACACTTCAAACCTTTCTACAACATTAGATTTAAGAAAAAGGAAATAA